A window of the Phragmites australis chromosome 20, lpPhrAust1.1, whole genome shotgun sequence genome harbors these coding sequences:
- the LOC133902189 gene encoding protein NUCLEAR FUSION DEFECTIVE 4-like — protein sequence MVAASLDAMAGTRWGRWLGLVVAVWVQCISGNNYTFSNYSDSIKTLMGLTQLQLNGLSVAKDVGKAFGLLAGLASNRVPTWLLLAIGSLEGLLGYGVQWMVVSKTVAPLPYWQMCVFLCLGGNSTTWMNTAVLVTCIRNFRQSRGPVSGLLKGYVGLSTAIFTDVCSALFADDPASFLVMLAVVPAAVCAVAMVFLREGPADGATGDEEEDGRCFAAINSLAVAIALYLLAADLTGIGGGGGVISAVFVVVLLVLLASPASVPALLAWKSWMKTRKAANADLEEADSAASATAPLLLTAKAAERNEEAPGPGERPRLGEEHTIAQALTSLDFWLMFASFLMGVGTGLAVMNNLGQMGVAMGYADVSLFVSMTSIWGFFGRIASGTISEHFIKTRAIPRPLWNAASQVLMAVGYIVMALAMPGSLFIGSVVVGVCYGVRLAVTVPTASELFGLKYYGLIYNILILNLPLGSFLFSGLLAGLLYDAQATAVPGGGNTCVGAHCYRLVFVIMALACVVGFGLDVLLCVRTKRVYAKIHESKRTNRSAVVQRVS from the exons ATGGTGGCGGCGTCGCTGGACGCAATGGCGGGGACGCGGTGGGGGCGGTGGCTGGGGCTCGTGGTGGCGGTGTGGGTGCAATGCATCTCCGGCAACAACTACACCTTCTCCAACTACTCCGACTCGATCAAGACGCTCATGGGCCTCACGCAGCTGCAGCTCAACGGCCTCTCCGTCGCCAAGGACGTCGGCAAGGCgttcggcctcctcgccggcctcgCCTCCAACCGCGTGCCCACATGGCTCCTCCTCGCCATCGGCTCCCTCGAGGGGCTCCTCGGGTACGGCGTGCAGTGGATGGTCGTCTCCAAGACCGTCGCGCCGCTCCCCTACTGGCAGATGTGCGTCTTCCTCTGCCTCGGCGGGAACAGCACCACGTGGATGAACACCGCCGTGCTCGTCACGTGCATCCGCAACTTCCGGCAGAGCAGGGGCCCCGTGTCTGGGCTGCTCAAGGGCTACGTCGGCCTCAGCACGGCAATCTTCACCGATGTCTGCTCCGCGCTGTTCGCCGACGACCCCGCGTCCTTCCTCGTCATGCTCGCCGTCGTGCCGGCCGCGGTCTGCGCGGTCGCCATGGTGTTCCTCCGCGAGGGGCCGGCCGACGGCGCGACcggggacgaggaggaagatgggCGCTGCTTTGCGGCGATCAACTCGCTCGCCGTGGCCATCGCACTGTacctcctcgccgccgaccTCACgggcatcggcggcggcggcggggtcaTCTCGGCCGTCTTCGTGGTCGTGCTCCTGGTACTTCTCGCGTCCCCGGCCTCCGTGCCGGCGCTCTTGGCGTGGAAATCGTGGATGAAGACGCGCAAGGCCGCGAACGCCGACCTCGAGGAGGCGGACTCAGCCGCCTCCGCAACCGCGCCACTCCTCCTCACGGCGAAGGCCGcggagaggaatgaggaggcgcCGGGCCCCGGCGAGCGGCCGCGGCTCGGGGAGGAGCACACGATCGCGCAGGCACTGACGTCGCTGGACTTCTGGCTGATGTTCGCGTCGTTCCTGATGGGCGTGGGCACGGGGCTGGCCGTGATGAACAACCTGGGGCAGATGGGCGTAGCCATGGGCTACGCCGACGTCTCCCTCTTCGTCTCCATGACCAGCATCTGGGGCTTCTTCGGTCGTATCGCCTCCGGCACCATCTCCGAGCACTTCATCAA GACAAGAGCGATTCCACGTCCACTGTGGAACGCGGCGTCGCAAGTCTTGATGGCCGTGGGCTACATCGTGATGGCGCTGGCCATGCCAGGCTCCCTCTTCATCGGCtcggtcgtcgtcggcgtctGCTACGGCGTCCGGCTGGCGGTCACCGTGCCGACGGCGTCCGAGCTGTTCGGGCTCAAGTACTACGGCCTCATCTACaacatcctcatcctcaacctgCCCCTCGGTTCCTTCCTCTTCTCGGGCCTGCTGGCCGGCCTCCTCTACGACGCTCAGGCCACCGCGGTGCCGGGTGGCGGCAACACCTGCGTCGGCGCGCACTGCTACCGCCTCGTGTTCGTGATCATGGCGCTCGCCTGCGTCGTCGGGTTCGGCCTGGACGTCCTGCTCTGCGTCAGGACGAAGCGGGTGTACGCCAAGATCCACGAGAGCAAGAGGACCAACAGGTCCGCAGTGGTGCAGAGGGTGAGTTGA
- the LOC133902498 gene encoding thaumatin-like protein 1, whose protein sequence is MASLISSSASAINLAFVILSFFQVAVASITFTFTNRCGGTVWPGVLANSGSSPLQTTGFALGAGETRSLTAPAGWSGRFWARTGCAFDASGKGACATGDCGSGEVECRGAGAAPPATLVEFTLNGGGGKDYYDVSLVDGYNLPMVVEAAAPGCPATGCLVDLNERCPTELRAGQGQAQACRSACEAFGRPEYCCSGQFGNPNTCRPSVYSQMFKTACPRSYSYAYDDATSTFTCTGTDYSITFCPRKPNSQKSTRDPSSRPNDVQLEDDSWLASLATGEMDDATAASKAASLLLQAALSVAVIVLLV, encoded by the exons ATGGCTTCTTTGATCAGCTCGTCAGCTTCAGCTATTAATCTGGCGTTCGTAATTCTATCGTTCTTTCAAG TGGCGGTGGCCAGCATAACGTTCACGTTCACGAACCGTTGCGGCGGCACGGTTTGGCCGGGGGTGCTGGCGAACTCAGGGAGCTCGCCGCTGCAGACGACGGGGTTCGCGCTGGGCGCGGGCGAGACGCGGTCGCTGACTGCCCCCGCGGGGTGGTCGGGCCGGTTCTGGGCGCGCACGGGGTGCGCGTTCGACGCGTCGGGCAAGGGCGCGTGCGCGACGGGGGACTGCGGGTCGGGCGAGGTGGAGTgccgcggcgcgggcgcggcccCGCCCGCCACGCTGGTGGAGTTCACGCTCAACGGCGGAGGCGGCAAGGACTACTACGACGTGAGCCTGGTGGACGGGTACAACCTGCccatggtggtggaggcggcggcgccggggtgCCCCGCGACGGGGTGCCTCGTGGACCTCAACGAGCGGTGCCCCACGGAGCTGCGCGCCGGGCAGGGCCAGGCGCAGGCGTGCCGGAGCGCGTGCGAGGCGTTCGGGCGGCCCGAGTACTGCTGCAGCGGGCAGTTCGGCAACCCGAACACGTGCCGCCCGTCGGTCTACTCACAGATGTTCAAGACTGCGTGCCCGCGCTCGTACAGCTATGCCTACGACGacgccacctccaccttcacctgcACCGGCACCGACTACTCCATCACCTTCTGCCCTCGAAAGCCCAACAG TCAGAAATCGACCAGGGACCCTTCGTCGAGGCCGAACGACGTGCAGCTCGAGGACGACTCGTGGCTGGCGAGCCTGGCCACCGGCGAGATGGACGACGCGACGGCTGCGTCCAAGGCGGCGTCGTTGCTGCTTCAGGCAGCGTTATCAGTAGCAGTCATTGTCTTGCTTGTATGA